In Hermetia illucens chromosome 1, iHerIll2.2.curated.20191125, whole genome shotgun sequence, one genomic interval encodes:
- the LOC119646138 gene encoding decapping nuclease DXO homolog gives MANYDTHLSAWYNNYIPGRFPIIRKPHIIGYFSLNGEREYIPSAENLKYLKLPKDINNVNFDLNHGYENVIPKPASTSDEGLKHLLEFIIQNKQKLITRNDGPDKRYLEADFICYRGLLRLVMCSPFERRDDWCILATRYKGNIYLCQRETEMKKMQKLNETEQWKRIGSYGFKFEQYILADDPEHEPDISAPVNESEEFNCVLRTRLEGLDLLYGAEMDGIVSNEKCDLTSVDLNTLEHVEVKVRRKETTYRQGQNFLKFNLVKWWCQSFLVGIQRIYMGLRNDEGIVKEIQVLDVSSLPKMAKEYWSPAVCVDFLNEFLNMVKKTLRNTNCPYSVFEFYWNPANQKSITYRYHEGNNDLSFLPDWYIEGVSNKSTNSV, from the exons ATGGCGAACTATGATACACATTTGAGTGCTTGGTACAATAATTACATCCCAGGACGATTTCCAATAATTAGGAAACCTCATATCATTGGATATTTTAGTTTGAATGGAGAACGGGAATACATTCCATCGgctgaaaatttgaaatatctaaaattaCCCAAAGATATCAACAATGTTAACTTTGACTTAAACCATGGTTATGAGAATGTTATTCCTAAGCCAGCAAGTACGTCGGACGAGGGATTGAAACATTTGCTTGAGTTCATAATTCAAAATAAACAGAAATTAATCACAAGAAATGACGGTCCGGATAAACGTTATCTGGAGGCAGATTTCATTTGTTATCGCGGTCTCTTGCGGCTCGTAATGTGTTCGCCGTTTGAAAGGAGAGATGATTGGTGCATACTCGCAACTAGATATAAAGGCAATATATACTTGTGTCAGCGTGAAACAGAAAtgaagaaaatgcaaaaattaaatgaaaccgAACAGTGGAAGAGAATTGGTTCGTATGGATTCAAGTTTGAGCAATATATCCTTGCAG ACGATCCGGAGCATGAACCCGATATTTCAGCACCTGTGAATGAATCTGAAGAATTTAACTGTGTATTGAGAACACGTTTGGAGGGTCTTGATTTATTGTATGGAGCAGAAATGGATGGAATTGTATCAAACGAAAAATGTGATTT GACTTCGGTGGATTTAAATACTCTCGAGCATGTTGAAGTAAAAGTTCGCCGTAAGGAAACAACCTACCGCCAAGGACAAAATTTCCTAAAATTCAATCTGGTAAAATGGTGGTGTCAAAGTTTTCTTGTTGGTATACAGCGTATTTACATGGGTTTGCGTAACGATGAAGGCATTGTCAAAGAAATCCAGGTGTTGGATGTGAGCTCATTGCCTAAGATGGCTAAG GAATATTGGTCGCCAGCGGTATGCGTTGATTTTCTCAATGAATTTCTGAATATGGTTAAAAAGACCTTGAGAAATACTAACTGTCCTTACAGCGTTTTTGAATTCTATTGGAATCCAGCTAATCAAAAAAGTATAACATATCGATATCATGAAGGAAACAATGACTTGAGCTTTTTACCAGATTGGTATATCGAGGGCGTTTCTAATAAAAGTACAAATAGTGTATAA
- the LOC119646137 gene encoding pentatricopeptide repeat-containing protein 2, mitochondrial-like, translating to MFRINVQSSIRVLSRLNNIIENVTFRRNLYAPATLGLNGYSDMRERTNGQFINTVDKFKEKMKTFVDDKPTNMIFTEDLRNMIHLAEKNKEDIELVVKMIKKFNSQNKELRFGNFVFGPVVFRMFYYLGDVDTALECFKDPQLDGFFDQLISYQLLMDLLFEKGRYQDILNVFDLIKSRQVQGTKYARHIVVLTMAACYKLNTPQSLEFALNLLRELRELNYVPMRKAAAFAAGLALRQNSPHVALEIVANQKDQQYITMRNIKALAYAEMNRPEDALPILRSVLEVDEPVGKGKRTFIRDVVNKVGESIKKNNRKDLEADFVRIEKFLADQGHISDDSLDTVLCLPITDTSYTAQRREKSMIAASFNRDSQQRSRFTKQKQIRNREGLADLY from the exons ATGTTCCGGATAAATGTACAAAGTTCAATTCGCGTACTTTCCAGACTCAATAACATCATCGAGA ATGTCACGTTTCGAAGGAACCTATACGCGCCTGCAACACTTGGGCTGAATGGTTACTCTGATATGCGTGAGCGCACGAATGGTCAGTTCATAAATACTGTGGACAAATTTAAGGAAAAAATGAAGACATTCGTGGATGATAAACCAACAAATATGATTTTCACGGAGGATTTACGTAACATGATTCATTTGGCGGAAAAAAATAAGGAAGATATAGAGCTGGTGGTGAAGATGATAAAGAA attcaattCACAAAACAAAGAACTTCGCTTTGGAAACTTTGTGTTCGGACCAGTTGTTTTTCGGATGTTCTATTATTTAGGAGATGTTGATACAGCACTAGAA TGCTTCAAAGACCCTCAATTAGATGGATTCTTCGATCAGCTGATCAGTTACCAACTCCTCATGGATTTACTTTTCGAGAAGGGACGATATCAAGACATACTAAATGTTTTTGATCTCATTAAATCACGCCAGGTTCAGGGCACAAAATACGCCCGGCATATTGTTGTGCTAACAATGGCTGCATGCTACAAACTG AACACCCCACAATCACTCGAGTTCGCTCTGAATCTCCtgcgtgaattacgtgagcTAAATTATGTGCCGATGCGCAAAGCAGCCGCGTTCGCAGCAGGGCTGGCTTTACGACAGAATTCACCTCACGTGGCTTTAGAAATCGTTGCCAACCAAAAGGACCAACAATACATAACCATGCGAAATATAAAAGCTTTAGCCTATGCTGAAATGAATCGGCCAGAAGATGCTTTACCAATTCTGAGGTCGGTCCTAGAGGTGGACGAACCTGTGGGCAAAGGGAAAAGGACTTTCATTAGAGATGTG GTGAATAAAGTTGGAGAATCAATCAAAAAGAATAATCGAAAAGATTTAGAAGCGGACTTTGTTCGAATAGAGAAGTTCTTAGCAGATCAAGGCCATATAAGTGATGAT AGCTTGGATACTGTTTTGTGTCTTCCAATTACGGATACAAGTTACACAGCTCAAAGACGAGAAAAATCAATGATTGCTGCAAGTTTCAATAGAGATAGTCAGCAAAGAAGTAGATTTACAAAACAGAAACAAATAAGAAATCGAGAAGGATTAGCTGATCTTTATTAA
- the LOC119660208 gene encoding elongation factor Tu, with product MPIFRDCALIILRRNVVQGRPIVSRCSSIACRKLSTSYGAKSTFSESSVFNSFLVSRNRRANFLLTRSFSSETAEKVNCNIGTIGHVDHGKTTLTAAITKVLAKDGLADFIPYDEIDRAPEEKARGITINACHVGFSTKARRYAHTDCPGHADYIKNMISGTSQMDGAILVVAANDGQMPQTREHLLLAKQVGVEKIVVYVNKADLVDNDVLELVDIEIRELLTDFGFDGAASPVIYGSALQALQGAETEYGEPSIRKLLEIIDEYIPTPTRDFTSPFLVPIDNAFTVPGRGTVVVGTIKRGVVNRNDEAELLGFGESIKTTVSDIQIFKKSQPKAVAGDNIGCLLRGVRIGSVQRGMLLCAAGSEEVSNHFEASMYLLARNEGGRSKPLTSKYIQQLFSRTWNISARVDLGQDRSMLMPGEHAPVYLTLLRKMVMSPGQSFTIRENGSTVATGVITKRLKSLNLPANKLSKVVLQQ from the exons ATGCCCATTTTTCGGGATTGTGCTTTAATTATTTTAAGAAGGAATGTGGTACAAGGAAGGCCAATAGTTTCAAGATGTAGCTCAATTGCTTGCAGGAAACTTTCAACGAGCTATGGCGCGAAAAGTACTTTCAGTGAGAGCAGCGTCTTTAACTCCTTTCTTGTCTCAAGGAACCGGCGGGCAAATTTTTTACTGACTCGATCCTTTAGTAGTGAAACAGCAGAAAAAGTCAATTGCAATATAGGCACAATCGGACATGTGGATCACGGTAAAACCACACTAACTGCGGCTATAACGAAAGTTCTGGCGAAAGATGGACTCGCTGACttcatcccctacgacgagattgATAGAGCGCCGGAGGAAAAAGCCAGAG GCATAACAATAAACGCATGTCACGTTGGTTTTTCAACGAAGGCTCGACGATACGCTCACACCGACTGCCCGGGACATGCTGATTACATAAAG AATATGATTTCCGGAACATCACAAATGGATGGAGCTATTCTGGTAGTAGCCGcgaacgatggacaaatgccaCAAACTCGAGAGCATTTGTTACTTGCCAAGCAGGTCGGGGTGGAGAAAATCGTCGTGTACGTTAACAAAGCGGACCTGGTTGATAACGACGTTTTAGAACTAGTGGATATCGAAATACGTGAACTGTTGACGGATTTCGGGTTCGACGGAGCAGCTTCGCCAGTGATTTACGGTTCAGCTTTACAAGCCCTGCAGGGAGCGGAGACAGAATACGGCGAACCATCAATTCGGAAGCTACTTGAAATAATTGATGAATATATTCCTACCCCCACCCGCGATTTTACTTCTCCTTTTCTAGTTCCAATTGACAATGCATTCACAGTTCCAGGGCGGGGAACTGTTGTTGTAGGAACGATTAAACGTGGAGTTGTGAACAGAAACGATGAAGCGGAATTGTTAGGTTTTGGAGAAAGCATAAAGACAACTGTTTCGGACATTCAGATTTTCAAGAAAAGCCAACCTAAG GCGGTAGCTGGTGACAACATTGGATGTTTGTTGCGTGGAGTTCGAATTGGAAGTGTGCAGCGAGGAATGCTCCTTTGTGCCGCGGGAAGTGAAGAAGTTTCCAATCACTTCGAAGCATCTATGTACCTCCTCGCTAGGAACGAAGGCGGGCGATCGAAACCTTTGACTTCCAAATATATTCAGCAGCTTTTCAGTCGCACGTGGAATATATCAGCTCGGGTTGATTTAG GACAAGACAGATCAATGCTTATGCCGGGCGAGCATGCTCCCGTGTACCTAACTTTACTGAGAAAGATGGTAATGTCACCTGGACAAAGCTTCACTATTCGGGAAAATGGCTCGACGGTGGCGACTGGGGTCATAACGAAGAGATTGAAATCACTCAATCTGCCAGCGAATAAACTTTCAAAGGTTGTACTGCAACAGTAG